In the genome of Chryseobacterium phocaeense, the window AATAAGGTTCACTTTAGCGATATTAAAACATCCGTTGGAATCAGTTACTTTTATATAGATAGAAGTGCTTACCGACATATAATTGGATGGATTTACAATTTCATTTGTTCCGCTTAAAGCATCAGCAGTGGTTAAATAATATTTTTTTGTAAACCCGCTCGTAAGTGTGGTTACATTAGCCGTAGTAAGATCAAATAGGGCATTTGTAACATTATTCTGTATAAAGCATGACCGCAGGGTGTCATCCTTCACAGGAGTTTCAGCGTAGAAGGTAAGGGTGATTTTTGCTGTTCCCGTACATCCCTGTGGAGTGGTAACCTTTACGTATACTATTCCGGGTGCAGAGGTATAGGCTGCAGGATTAGAAATTTCATTAGTACCTGCATTCAGGTCATCCAGCGTTTTATAATATTTTTTTGTGGCGCCTACCACATCGGTAACAGCTGCGGAATTAAGATTGAATACGCCTTTCCCTTGTTTGTTGTTATTACATGTTATTAAAGTCTTATCCAGAAGGGTAAGCGGAGCGAGTACAAGTTGTATTTTTCCGTCCGGATTGTCACATAATATTCCGGCGTTATCCTTTACAATAACCGTGATGGTTGTATTGGCATTGAACTGGAAATTCGTAGGGTTTGTAATGGGTGTTCCTCCCTGAAGATAGGTAAATGTATAATTGGAAGGAGTCGCTACAAACTGGGAGTTGAACGTTGTTAAATTCACTGTGGCGAATCCCGAACTTGGGTTCGGACAAAAGGACTGAGTGGCCGTAGCCTGTAAAATAGGGACCTTATCCGTATAAATTTTCACATTTTTGATGGAGTGTCTTGATCTTGCTCCTCCCGTAGAAGCCGAGAATCCAAAATAGCCTACAGTCATTGCAGCCGATGTGCCGGACGGAGCAAAAGACTGATCACAAATTACGGTACCGTCCAGGGTGATTTTTACAATCCAGTTAGCAGGAGCAGCAGGATCTACCTGAGCTGTAACTTCCACGTGTTTGTAGGTAGCTCCCTGGAAAGGCTGGGTGGTATTCAGGTCCGGAGAGTGGAAAGAAGATCCGGCAACATTAAAGAATTCTACGTTATTACTGTCGGTGGTATTGGCAACCTGGCCGTAAGCAACATGTATCTTGCTCATTGTAGCGGTCGTTGTATTGTTATAAGTATCGAAGCCTACAATAAATCCAACGGCATTTTGAGAAACCCCAAGACCGGAACCCAGGACACTGGCAACCGGGGGGTTGGCCAGATACCAGAAAGCAATTCCGTCACCATTGGAAGTTTGGTTGGAGTCCATTCTGAAATCAAATTCTACCCTCCACTTATCACAGTATTTTAAGTTGATGGGATCATTCAGCCTGATAGATCCGGACTGGTTATTGGTGTCCGGCGTAAGCTGGACAAAATCGCCGTTTACCTGTGCAGGGTTTACCATGGTCCATCCTGTTGTGTTAACAGGATTTCCGGTAAGCTGATAAGTCTGGGAAAACATTCCTCCTGACAGAAAAAGCAGAAAGAAGGAAATATAAGACAGTAAAAGTTTATTCATCGAATTGGGATTACTTTTTATTAGATGCTGTAAATATATTAAATCCCAATTAATTAATATGTATTTTATGTTAATTTTACCGAAAATGATATTAATATTTCAATAAATGATAGCATAAATCAGAAAGTATTGTATATAATACGTATCAATTTAGATTGATTAAAAAAGAGAATGGTCATCTATACCTTCAAAATAAGTGTCAATTTCCAGGTCCGAAGCAGCAGCAGCAGCTACTGCAAGCTTGTCGCAGAGTTCATTTTCAAAGTGCCCCGCATGGCCTTTTATCCAATGCATTTTAGGCTTGTGTTTGTTGTACATTTCGATAAATCTTTTCCAGAGATCGGGATTTTTTACGTTTTTCCAGCCTCTTTTGATCCATCCTGAAATCCAGTTCTGGTTCACGGCATCTGCCACATATTTGCTGTCTGTGTAGATATGAATATCGTTCTCCGAAGATTTTAGTTTTTCCATGGCCGTAATTACGGCAAGGAGCTCCATTCTGTTGTTGGTGGTTTTCCTGAAACCTTTGGAGAAAGTCTTCTGGTAATTCTTTTCGGGAACGCGCATGAGAATTCCATATCCTCCTTTTCCGGGATTTCCGCTGCAAGCTCCGTCGGTATATATTTCTATTCTCAAATTCAGATATAATCAGTTAATATTCCACTAAAGATAAGTGGAATGGTATTATTTAATATTGATGTATTAAAATTTCTGCAAATTTAGAACGGGAAGTCATCATCATCATCAAAATCATTCATGGAAGATCCTGAAAGCTTTGAACTGTCCGGCAGATCAAATGCAGCGCCCGGCTGGATGGTTGTTTTAATTTTATCAAATCCGCTTGGCTCATTAGATCCGAAATTGGAAGGATAGCCGCCACCCATTCCGCCATTCAATGCCGCTTCAATATCCCCGAATTTTGCAAAATGTTTCAGGAATGATAATCTCACATCGGCTGTGGCACCGTTTCTGTGTTTCGCGATAATCAGCTCGGCCTGGTTTTCGGTTGAGGTTTCCTGACCTTCTTCGTCGTTATCCCAAACCGCAATTTTATAATATTCCGGTCTGAAAATAAAGGATACGATATCCGCATCCTGCTCAATAGCTCCGGATTCCCTCAGGTCAGAAAGCTGAGGTCTTTTTCCGGGACGGGCTTCCACACTTCTCGATAGCTGGGACAGGGCAATAACAGGGACGTTAAGTTCTTTGGCGATGGCCTTTAGTGAACGGGAGATCATGGAAATTTCCTGCTCCCGGTTTCCAACTCCTTTTCCGCCGCCGCCGGCAGTCATCAGCTGAAGATAATCCACCATGATCAGTTTTACGCCATGCTGCATCACCAGTCTACGGCATTTTGCACGGAAATCGAATATGGAAAGTGAAGGGGTTTCATCTATAAACAACGGGGCGTTCTCAAGCTCGGATACGTTGGAGAAAAGTCTCTGCCATTCTTCATCGTCCAGGGTTCCTTTTCTCAGCTTTTCGGAAGAAATTTTCGTTTCGGAAGCAATCATCCTGGTGATGAGCTGTACAGATGCCATCTCCAGAGAGAAAAGTACCATGGGGATTTTGTGTCCTACAGCAATATTTCTTGCCATAGATAATAGGAATGCGGTTTTCCCCATTGCGGGACGGGCCGCTATAATGATAAGATCGGAATTCTGCCAACCTCCGGTCTCTTTGTCAAT includes:
- a CDS encoding T9SS type B sorting domain-containing protein, giving the protein MNKLLLSYISFFLLFLSGGMFSQTYQLTGNPVNTTGWTMVNPAQVNGDFVQLTPDTNNQSGSIRLNDPINLKYCDKWRVEFDFRMDSNQTSNGDGIAFWYLANPPVASVLGSGLGVSQNAVGFIVGFDTYNNTTTATMSKIHVAYGQVANTTDSNNVEFFNVAGSSFHSPDLNTTQPFQGATYKHVEVTAQVDPAAPANWIVKITLDGTVICDQSFAPSGTSAAMTVGYFGFSASTGGARSRHSIKNVKIYTDKVPILQATATQSFCPNPSSGFATVNLTTFNSQFVATPSNYTFTYLQGGTPITNPTNFQFNANTTITVIVKDNAGILCDNPDGKIQLVLAPLTLLDKTLITCNNNKQGKGVFNLNSAAVTDVVGATKKYYKTLDDLNAGTNEISNPAAYTSAPGIVYVKVTTPQGCTGTAKITLTFYAETPVKDDTLRSCFIQNNVTNALFDLTTANVTTLTSGFTKKYYLTTADALSGTNEIVNPSNYMSVSTSIYIKVTDSNGCFNIAKVNLIVLPPVYSSVLKDKIVCIDGTTDLDAGPGFDGYEWSTGATTSSIQNVGVGLYWVQLKTGNCITLHPVKVIASANPVITSIDINNTTVAVNVSGGTPPYKYSLNGIDWQDSNTFTGLHRGEAKIYVKDFYNCEPVEVQITVPNLINAITPNGDNVNDVIDYSALAYKKNLVFIVYDRYGNKLYEANKMRNFTWDGTASGKKILTGTYWYSISWNENDKNNTFTKYSGWVLVKNRE
- the rnhA gene encoding ribonuclease HI gives rise to the protein MRIEIYTDGACSGNPGKGGYGILMRVPEKNYQKTFSKGFRKTTNNRMELLAVITAMEKLKSSENDIHIYTDSKYVADAVNQNWISGWIKRGWKNVKNPDLWKRFIEMYNKHKPKMHWIKGHAGHFENELCDKLAVAAAAASDLEIDTYFEGIDDHSLF
- the dnaB gene encoding replicative DNA helicase: MAQKETLSSLTHGNFARELSIADGKMPPNAVDFERLVIGTFLIDKKGLDHSIDLLTPEVFYDPRHQVIFGTILKLYEGNHPVDLMTIIQELKKEDKLNLAGGDHYIIDLTMGVSSSAHIEYHVRVILEKYILRSLINVSANVIDSSYKESTDVFELLDKAEQSFFEITNGTIKKGFDTANSLVKQAIDTIKSLKDKEGLSGVPSGFRDIDKETGGWQNSDLIIIAARPAMGKTAFLLSMARNIAVGHKIPMVLFSLEMASVQLITRMIASETKISSEKLRKGTLDDEEWQRLFSNVSELENAPLFIDETPSLSIFDFRAKCRRLVMQHGVKLIMVDYLQLMTAGGGGKGVGNREQEISMISRSLKAIAKELNVPVIALSQLSRSVEARPGKRPQLSDLRESGAIEQDADIVSFIFRPEYYKIAVWDNDEEGQETSTENQAELIIAKHRNGATADVRLSFLKHFAKFGDIEAALNGGMGGGYPSNFGSNEPSGFDKIKTTIQPGAAFDLPDSSKLSGSSMNDFDDDDDFPF